One genomic region from Apodemus sylvaticus chromosome 1, mApoSyl1.1, whole genome shotgun sequence encodes:
- the LOC127678295 gene encoding prostatic steroid-binding protein C1-like, with protein sequence MKLSLCLLIILAVCCYEVNTDLLCEAVAHESISLLLNSEKEVKKELEIYNASQAAVEAKLKVKRCVDQMSDEDKFIVAERWAQIILDCSVNAWIDTYYPEIDFLF encoded by the exons ATGAAGCTGAGCCTGTGTCTCCTGATCATTCTGGCTGTTTGTTGCTATGAAG TTAATACCGACCTGCTCTGTGAAGCTGTTGCCCATGAAAGCATAAGCTTATTATTAAATAGTGAGAAAGAAGTGAAGAAGGAACTTGAGATATACAATGCATCTCAAGCGGCTGTTGAAGCAAAACTAAAAGTGAAGAGATGTGTGGACCAGATGAGCGATGAAGACAAATTTATAGTAGCAGAGAGATGG GCACAAATTATACTGGACTGTAGTGTGAATGCATGGATAGACACCTATTATCCTGAGATTGATTTCCTCTTCTAG